AAGTTGGATCGAATGGTCTAATGTAATCGCGAGCCATGCTGCACACTTCAAAACCTCGTCGAATTTTTCTAAGTACTGGACGCAACAACCCTAGCCATAGCCGCGCTGGAGACAGGGCCGGAGCTGTGGAGGGAGCAAAGGACGGCGACGAGGGGACCTGGCCGGTGGCGGTGCGATAACCCAAGCCGTCATTGCGCTGGATGGCATTCCGAGTGTAATTAGTTGATAGGATAGGGATACACTTATATTTTGAAACCTTTTCTTTTGAGGGactctttcaaaattttcagattgtgGGAAAAACAGCTTTTTTTGGAGCTTTTGGATTGCATTAGGATTCTAAAGAATCCTCTCAAGATTTTGAAAGACAAATCCGGTTCTTTTGACTCAAGATTTTTAGactgaaattctccacaatcagcTGAAAAGAGGTGGACCTATTCTAGTCTTATAAGAGACATATTTTTTTATGAGACGCGGTAAGAaagagttagagcaactctaccatATCCTATGTCCTGTAATTACAAGACGTGTTCTATATCATTGATTTTTTTGAGAAAATTACATCTAACAGATTCTCTAAAACGCACTCCCAAAAAAATACCTTTTGCCAAATTGTTCAAACGTTTGCTCAAAAAATTGGGAAAAATTATCATGTATCAAAACAAACATAAACAATTCAAATACACCACAACAGACACCGCAAAAAGTATACGCCACACCATAATGAGCATTAAGTAAAGTTCAACCAACCAAACAAACATAAACCAAATTTGTGTCGAAAGGTACCGAAAAGCTATGAAAGATCACAATGGCTTCACTCACTCGGGCCGTCACCACCGGCACCACCATTGCCGACACCAGAAAAGCGTCATCTCCCTCGGTGTTTTAGTTATATGACCTACTACTCCTTCTTAATGTTTGGGTGTATCGCATGTCCACCtccttgacctcctccacccTGTCGGCATCTCTCGTCATCTCTTGATATATGGCATGGTCATGGCAATGTCGTCGAGGCCGAGTGTGTGGCTGGTATTCAACTGTTCCATGAAATTATCTGCATCATCATTCATTTGCTCACTAAAATATCAATGAAAAAACCTAACAACCAAATCGAACCTTGTGTCATTCAGTTGAGCAATCGCAAAACAAAAATATACATATTAACATTGCAGGCATACCCTCGAGCATCAGGGCCCAGAGTGGTGCCAAATGTGCGGCCCGCACAGGGTCCATAATTTTGAGGGCCCCAAATTTATTATATAAGTGTAGTATTGAAAAAACCTAACTGCTTGCGCACTCGGCCGCTGTCTGGGCCTTAGAGTCGGCTAGACTCGAGGCATCGAGCGCTGAAACACCAAGTAGGATCGTTCCTTGATTGTCCtcatctatgagatggcaaaggGAGCGCTAGGCCCTGTCGTCGCCGATCGTGGGATTGCTTTGATCTACGAGTCATCGGTCTAAAAAAATAATATCGTTTCGAACGGGATCAAGCATGCCCTGGGATTGGGGATCGTgtggaacacacaaaaactctTGATCAGGAAACAGGAACCGCAGTCGCGTCCGATGCGTCGGTCGGACGGCGTCGATGCAGAAAAGGAACACTTTCGTCTCATTAAGTCATTCGATCAATTGGATTCAGATCAACATGCCAATGTCGTCGTTGCCTTTCTCGCCTCTTCTTTCGAATTTCAGACTCGTCGACACTGTTTCGTTGGAATCATTGGTGACCGACTTCAGCCTCCACGTGCTTAGCGAGTCCTCATTTTAATTAACTTCAGTTCTTATTCTTAATTTCTAATTTTCTACTTAATTATTGACAAGGATTGTTACTTTATTAGAGATTGATTTTTACCTCTTCGCTTAATTAAAGATCATAGTTTAGCAGTTCTATCGAACAGGATCCGAAACTAGATGAGTTTGATGGTTCGTCTAATTGCCAAATATTAAACATGATCTCCAAACTagatttattttaaaaaatactAAAAAAATAAGGATGTTCAAATAAATAGCGACCGAGAGTTGGATAGGTATGATTTttacatgtccaattattttgtaaGACACTATGTTACATACATTTTTAAAAATCTGTTAGATATCTATACATTATAATTATTTGTTAGTTTTTTTATAAATTAGAGCCTATTTCTTAGTTTCGCACAACCCTGTATTTTGCCGGCGCAGCCCTGTCGAGCATGTCGGGCTCCGAGTCTCGCCCGAGTTTGTCTCCTTTTCACCCTCCGGGGGATGGGTGGGGGGCTGGCTCAAGGCAACCGTCGCCTTCATCTTGGGCTAGTGGGTTCTAGGCAGACTAAAACCCACTAGAAATTTAtatacaaaggttatatacgagaAATTTGGGTTTGAGGGGGGTCTGCTAGACATTCCCTTGAACTTTTTGGGATCGGCTACAGTAGCTCTTACAATCTTGCCGTGGGACAATGTTCCAGGTTctaataataagctcataatcatCTTTGTGTTTAGCCTTGGTGTTTTGTATTTGTAATTTTTTGGTTGGTTAGTCATACATAACTCATAAGCATCTTTCACAGCAGCAAGAAAACTGCAGCTGATCGATCCATTTGACGGTCCAAGTTTGAATTAGTGCCTTCCTATGATATTCAACACTGTTAATGCAGGAAGCCCCTGCCGGTTGGAGGTTCACTAGCATATGAGATCCGGCCTAATAATAAGTAGAACGCTCACATGTACGGCCTTCTTCTCGGGCTGTGCAGCAGCCCCTTCTCCTCCAGGGGGTACctgaacggcggcggcggcggcgccatgAGCTCCATCTCCCTGGCATCGCTCCTCTTCCGCCTCTCCCTCGAGTGCACGACCCACAGCAGCATCGATAGCAGCCCGGCGGCCGCGACGGCCAGCAGGCCCCTGTACACCTGCTTGCTGTACCTCCGCAGGCCGGGGCAGTGGTCGTCGCCGACGGCCTGGAACGCGCGGCGCACGAACGCGCAGTCGGCCAGGTCCACGAGCACCGGCCCGTAGCGGGACAGCCCGTAGCTCACGTTGGCGGCGCCGAGCATCTGCGCGAGCATGGACGGCGTCACGCGCCCGGCGGTGGCGCAAACCTCCGACCCGCCAACGTTTACCGTCCGGCACACCTGGCCGCTCCACGCCCGCAGAGCGGCGTCCGGGCCGGCGACCTCGCCGGGCGCGCAGGCGCGGTCGCGGAGGTCCGGCGTGTAGGGGTTGCAGAGCGGCGGGAGGGGCGGGCCCGACTGGTTGTAGTTGAGCGGCGGCGAGAGCGGCGCCTGTGGCGGGAAGTCGCGGTTGGACACGTTGGAGATGACGCCGTTGAGCACGGCCACCAGGCGGTAGTTCACCTCCTTGCTCCGGCCGAGCGCCTCCGTGGCGGCGGCCGTGTCCACGCACGGCAGGATGTCGTCCAGCGCCGTGTGCTCCTGCGGGCGCCGCACCCACTCGCCCATCGCCACGCACGTGTCCCCCGCCACGCTGAAAGAAAACACATGGCGCCACGAGCTGTGCGTGTCAGTACTGAGCTTCTTCTTGCGTGAACTATGTTGAGGTTGGTGGCTGGCAAGCTTACTTGTGCAGGAGGAGGAAAGTGCCGCACATCACAAACGTTGCCGCAACCAGAATCCACCCAAGGAACACCAACCTGCAGACATACGGACGGACCAACAGTCAGCCGTGCAAGCTTAGCTTGACACCCAAGTCTCAAACCGCATGCGGCTACATTAGATTAGATAACTACGCTTACACATAGACCAGCGACTCCAATCCACACGCCGAGAACACTGCAAAATGTACAGGTTcagcagaagcaaaaataatactGTATTTCAGTTTAAGGATCAGTGACCAGTGCTGCCCAGTGCTCACCAAGACCAGCGAAGGCTAGGATCAGCATCccggctgcaagaacaatgaggaTCTTCCTTCTGCGACGCGACGGCAAATTAGTTAGGAATCTAAggtcctgtttggaaccataatagattataataatctggattatgaacatagattatataatctggtttataaaaataattcaggtggacatgtttggaggccagattatataaactgtaaatcagcttttaaattgtacaatgacatgtttgtcctcagtttacaaggaaaaatagaaaagtGGCGGTGGCACTGCGTAATTCTCCTGAAGTTTACAAGGATAACACGTCATTTGTAATTCATAATCTCATTTTAGTTGGGGTAGAggagattatgagattataataatttggtcatctagtttataaaatctacaatataaacCATCCTGTTTGAAAATACAATTGATtataaaaccagattatataatctgggtggttccaaacagggcctgagTACTAGTGATTCAGTTGTGGTTCTTCATTTTTGGATGCAAATGTTTCGTAAGTTTCTTGAAGTTTCAGGCAAGGAACAAACGAGTACTGCAGTTTTAGTGGCGTACATTGTGTCCAGCGCGTCTCGGATCTTGGCGGAGTTGCTGGCGGTGCGTGCGGCGAGCTCGTCGGAGGCGGAGCCCACCTTGCGCACGACGTCGTCGATCCTCCCCTTGACGTCGTCGGGCAGCGAGACGGGCCCCACGCCGGCCGCCTTCGCCGCCTCCAGGAACTCCGAGAAGGTCCGCAGGTTGTCCACCGTGTCGCCCGACTGCTTCACCACGTAGTCCACCGTCGCCGCCGTGCTGCCGTGGAACCGGCCCTGCCCGTCGTACAGGACGGCGCACCCGATGCTGCAACGCGCACACGTGGGGGAAGAGGCTGGTTAGGATAGCGGCGGCGGGTGTGATGCAGGTGAGGGAACGGCGGCGAGGTGATCGGGGGGAAAAAGAATTACGCGGCGGCGGCAGTGAATGCGAGGAGCAGCAGGAGCGAGACGACCAGGGCTGCGCGGGAGTAGGAGGTGCTGCGGCTggggcagcagcagtagcagcacccGGCGAGGAACAGGGCGGCGCCGAACACGACGAACCAGACTCCGGCCGCCGCGAAGACCGGCGCCGCGCTGAAGCCCACCGACTGCATAATCGCATCCCCGAAACAACGACAG
This genomic stretch from Hordeum vulgare subsp. vulgare chromosome 6H, MorexV3_pseudomolecules_assembly, whole genome shotgun sequence harbors:
- the LOC123404768 gene encoding uncharacterized protein LOC123404768 — its product is MASREAPLVLLVFFMFASMLAVGASAAAAVAPGVSSPFVLAAARTQRKDPLDGLRYYTGGWNISSEHYWASVGFSAAPVFAAAGVWFVVFGAALFLAGCCYCCCPSRSTSYSRAALVVSLLLLLAFTAAAAIGCAVLYDGQGRFHGSTAATVDYVVKQSGDTVDNLRTFSEFLEAAKAAGVGPVSLPDDVKGRIDDVVRKVGSASDELAARTASNSAKIRDALDTIRKILIVLAAGMLILAFAGLVFSACGLESLVYVLVFLGWILVAATFVMCGTFLLLHNVAGDTCVAMGEWVRRPQEHTALDDILPCVDTAAATEALGRSKEVNYRLVAVLNGVISNVSNRDFPPQAPLSPPLNYNQSGPPLPPLCNPYTPDLRDRACAPGEVAGPDAALRAWSGQVCRTVNVGGSEVCATAGRVTPSMLAQMLGAANVSYGLSRYGPVLVDLADCAFVRRAFQAVGDDHCPGLRRYSKQVYRGLLAVAAAGLLSMLLWVVHSRERRKRSDAREMELMAPPPPPFRYPLEEKGLLHSPRRRPYM